Proteins encoded together in one Pseudomonas oryzicola window:
- the gatA gene encoding Asp-tRNA(Asn)/Glu-tRNA(Gln) amidotransferase subunit GatA gives MHQLTLAEIARGLADKSFSSEELTGTLLARIKQLDPQINSFISVTEDLALGQARAADARRAAGETGALLGAPIAHKDLFCTNGVRTSCGSKMLDNFKAPYDATVVAKLAEAGMVSLGKTNMDEFAMGSANESSHYGAVKNPWNLEHVPGGSSGGSAAAVAARLLPATTGTDTGGSIRQPAALTNLTGLKPTYGRVSRWGMIAYASSLDQGGPLARTAEDCALLLQGMAGFDAKDSTSIEEPVPDYSASLDASLQGLRIGLPKEYFGAGLDPRIADLVQASVRELEKLGAVVKEISLPNMQHAIPAYYVIAPAEASSNLSRFDGVRFGYRCENPKDLTDMYKRSRGEGFGIEVQRRIMVGTYALSAGYYDAYYVKAQQIRRLIKNDFMAAFNDVDLILGPTTPNPAWKLGAKGSDPVAAYLEDVYTITANLAGLPGLSMPAGFVDGLPVGVQLLAPYFQEGRLLNVAHRYQQVTDWHTRAPNGF, from the coding sequence ATGCATCAACTGACCCTGGCCGAGATCGCCCGCGGACTCGCCGACAAGTCGTTTTCCTCCGAAGAGCTGACCGGCACCCTGCTGGCGCGCATCAAGCAGCTCGACCCACAGATCAACAGCTTCATCAGCGTCACCGAAGACTTGGCCCTGGGCCAGGCGCGTGCTGCCGACGCCCGTCGCGCCGCTGGTGAAACCGGTGCCCTGCTGGGTGCCCCGATCGCCCACAAGGACCTGTTCTGCACCAACGGTGTACGCACCAGCTGCGGCTCGAAGATGCTCGACAACTTCAAGGCGCCATATGACGCCACCGTGGTAGCCAAGCTGGCCGAAGCCGGCATGGTCAGCCTGGGCAAGACCAACATGGACGAGTTCGCCATGGGTTCGGCCAACGAGTCCAGCCACTACGGCGCGGTGAAGAACCCATGGAACCTCGAGCACGTCCCGGGCGGCTCGTCGGGCGGTTCGGCCGCAGCCGTGGCCGCGCGCCTGCTGCCAGCCACCACCGGCACCGACACCGGCGGCTCGATCCGCCAGCCGGCAGCCCTGACCAACCTCACCGGCCTCAAGCCGACCTACGGTCGCGTGTCGCGCTGGGGCATGATCGCCTATGCCTCCAGTCTCGACCAGGGTGGCCCGCTGGCGCGCACCGCCGAAGACTGCGCCCTGCTGCTGCAAGGCATGGCCGGCTTCGACGCCAAGGACTCCACCAGCATCGAAGAACCGGTGCCGGACTACAGCGCCAGCCTCGACGCCTCGCTGCAGGGCCTGCGCATCGGCCTGCCGAAGGAATACTTTGGTGCCGGCCTCGACCCGCGCATTGCCGACCTGGTCCAGGCCAGCGTCAGGGAGCTGGAAAAGCTCGGCGCGGTGGTCAAGGAAATCAGCCTGCCGAACATGCAGCACGCGATTCCGGCCTACTACGTGATCGCCCCGGCTGAAGCCTCGTCCAACCTGTCGCGTTTCGACGGCGTGCGCTTCGGCTACCGCTGCGAAAACCCGAAAGACCTGACCGACATGTACAAGCGTTCCCGTGGCGAAGGCTTCGGCATCGAAGTGCAGCGCCGCATCATGGTCGGTACCTATGCCCTGTCGGCTGGCTACTACGACGCCTACTATGTGAAGGCGCAGCAGATCCGCCGGCTGATCAAGAACGACTTCATGGCCGCGTTCAACGACGTTGACCTGATCCTCGGCCCGACCACGCCGAACCCGGCCTGGAAGCTCGGCGCCAAGGGCAGCGACCCGGTCGCCGCGTATCTGGAAGACGTCTACACCATCACCGCCAACCTGGCAGGCCTGCCGGGCCTGTCGATGCCGGCCGGCTTCGTCGATGGCCTGCCGGTCGGCGTGCAACTGCTGGCGCCGTACTTCCAGGAAGGACGCCTGCTCAACGTCGCGCACCGCTACCAGCAAGTGACCGACTGGCACACTCGCGCCCCCAACGGCTTCTGA
- a CDS encoding calcium/sodium antiporter, which produces MGIALLLLVAGAELLVRAALRLAQRLHVRPLIIGLSLVAFGSTAPQLTVSLQAAYQGAPDVAVGSVVGSNIFNVLVILGLAALIIPLRVSRQLVRLDIPLMIAASGLVFGLAANGHLGRIEGVLLLLGLAGYLATLWHQSRHYARTYPAPATVVTSASRFWSGTLLQVLAGLGLLSLAGHLLLEAAVEVATDLGLSERIIGLTVVAVCTSLPELAAALIAALRGEREIAVGTVIGSNLFNLLAVLGLTALVTPAPLSISPNALAFDLPVMLGVAALSLPVFYSGYRITRAEGLVFLCLYLAYGLHVAAFTMGLPLAGRLERLMLFYVLPVLAVVLLYTTVRAWRRQH; this is translated from the coding sequence CTGGGCATTGCCCTGCTGTTGCTGGTGGCTGGCGCCGAACTGCTGGTGCGCGCAGCCTTGCGCCTGGCCCAGCGCCTGCATGTACGCCCCTTGATCATCGGCCTGAGCCTGGTGGCCTTCGGCAGTACCGCGCCGCAGTTGACCGTGAGCCTGCAGGCCGCCTACCAGGGCGCGCCGGACGTGGCTGTGGGCAGTGTGGTCGGCAGCAACATCTTCAACGTGCTGGTCATTCTGGGCCTGGCCGCGCTGATCATTCCGCTGCGGGTGTCACGGCAGCTGGTGCGCCTGGACATTCCCCTGATGATCGCCGCCAGCGGGCTGGTCTTCGGGTTAGCCGCCAACGGTCACCTGGGCCGGATCGAAGGGGTATTGCTGCTGCTCGGCCTGGCCGGCTACCTGGCCACGCTGTGGCATCAGTCCCGCCACTATGCGCGCACCTACCCTGCTCCAGCCACGGTCGTCACCAGCGCCAGTCGCTTCTGGTCGGGCACGCTGCTGCAGGTGCTGGCCGGCCTGGGCCTGCTGAGCCTGGCCGGCCACCTGCTGCTGGAAGCCGCCGTGGAAGTGGCCACCGACCTCGGCCTGTCCGAGCGCATCATCGGCCTGACCGTGGTCGCCGTCTGCACTTCCCTGCCGGAACTGGCCGCCGCGCTGATCGCTGCACTGCGAGGGGAACGGGAAATCGCCGTGGGTACGGTGATCGGCAGCAACCTGTTCAACCTGCTGGCTGTATTGGGTCTTACCGCACTGGTCACCCCGGCACCGCTGTCGATTTCACCCAACGCCCTGGCCTTCGACCTGCCAGTGATGCTTGGCGTTGCCGCACTGAGCCTGCCGGTGTTCTATTCCGGCTATCGCATCACCCGCGCCGAAGGCCTGGTGTTCCTCTGCCTGTACCTGGCCTATGGGCTGCACGTGGCGGCGTTTACCATGGGCCTGCCGCTGGCCGGCCGCCTGGAGCGGCTGATGCTGTTCTACGTACTGCCAGTGCTCGCTGTGGTATTGCTGTACACCACCGTGCGTGCATGGCGCCGCCAACACTAA
- the mreC gene encoding rod shape-determining protein MreC, whose protein sequence is MGVRLLVLVVLSVALMVVDARFDVLKPVRSQMGLVLMESYWITDLPQRAWQGVAGQFGSRTELIAENEKLKTEALLLQGRLQKLAALTEQNVRLRELLNSSALVNEKVEVAELIGVDPNPFTHRILINKGERDGVFLGQPVLDARGLMGQVVELMPYTSRVLLLTDTTHSIPVQVNRNGLRAIASGTGNPERLELRHVADTADIKEGDLLVSSGMGQRFPAGYPVATVNEVIHDSGQPFAIVRAIPTAALNRSRYMLLVFSDRRSPEQRATDAAIAQEEADRKGVAAPGQTASAGAQGAPAGSVPATPATSAAPAAQPAAPAAAPATPAAAPAAPAHPRRQ, encoded by the coding sequence CTGGGCGTTCGCCTGCTCGTTCTGGTGGTGCTGTCGGTCGCGTTGATGGTGGTCGACGCGCGCTTCGACGTGCTCAAGCCAGTACGCAGCCAGATGGGCCTGGTACTCATGGAGTCGTACTGGATCACCGACCTGCCGCAGCGTGCCTGGCAAGGTGTGGCCGGCCAGTTCGGCAGCCGCACCGAACTGATCGCGGAAAACGAAAAGCTCAAGACCGAAGCCCTGCTGCTGCAGGGGCGCCTGCAGAAACTGGCGGCCCTGACCGAGCAGAACGTGCGCCTGCGCGAGTTGCTCAACTCGTCGGCGCTGGTCAACGAAAAGGTCGAAGTGGCCGAGTTGATCGGGGTCGACCCCAACCCCTTCACCCACCGTATCCTGATCAACAAGGGCGAGCGTGATGGCGTGTTCCTTGGCCAGCCGGTGCTCGATGCCCGCGGCCTGATGGGCCAGGTGGTCGAGTTGATGCCCTATACCTCGCGGGTGTTGTTGCTGACCGATACCACCCACAGCATCCCGGTGCAGGTCAACCGCAACGGCCTGCGCGCGATTGCCAGTGGCACCGGTAACCCGGAGCGCCTGGAGCTGCGCCATGTGGCCGACACCGCCGACATCAAGGAAGGCGACCTGCTGGTCAGTTCCGGCATGGGCCAGCGTTTTCCGGCCGGCTACCCGGTCGCCACGGTCAACGAAGTGATCCACGATTCCGGCCAGCCGTTCGCCATCGTGCGTGCCATCCCCACTGCCGCACTCAACCGTAGCCGCTACATGCTGCTGGTCTTCAGTGACCGGCGTAGCCCCGAGCAGCGTGCCACCGATGCTGCCATCGCCCAGGAAGAGGCTGACCGCAAGGGCGTTGCGGCACCTGGCCAGACGGCCAGCGCGGGCGCGCAGGGGGCACCCGCCGGTAGCGTGCCAGCCACCCCGGCCACCTCGGCGGCCCCGGCAGCGCAGCCTGCAGCGCCGGCGGCCGCGCCTGCCACGCCTGCCGCAGCGCCTGCCGCACCTGCTCACCCCCGGAGGCAATGA
- a CDS encoding carboxymuconolactone decarboxylase family protein: MADSNKTGEQIRRQVMGDAFVDRALGNATDFTQPLQDFVNEHAWGSVWARDGLPLKTRSLITLATLTALKCPQELKGHVRGALNNGCTVEEIREALLHCAVYAGVPAAIDAFRAAQEVIDSYQG, from the coding sequence ATGGCTGATAGCAACAAGACCGGCGAGCAGATTCGCCGCCAGGTAATGGGCGATGCGTTCGTCGACCGCGCCCTGGGCAATGCCACCGACTTTACCCAGCCGCTGCAGGACTTCGTCAACGAACATGCCTGGGGCAGCGTATGGGCGCGCGACGGCTTGCCGTTGAAGACCCGCAGCCTGATTACCCTGGCCACGCTGACGGCACTGAAGTGCCCACAGGAACTCAAGGGGCATGTACGCGGGGCGTTGAACAATGGCTGTACCGTGGAGGAGATTCGTGAAGCGCTGCTGCATTGCGCAGTGTACGCCGGGGTGCCGGCGGCGATCGATGCGTTCCGCGCGGCGCAGGAAGTGATCGACAGCTATCAAGGCTGA
- the gatB gene encoding Asp-tRNA(Asn)/Glu-tRNA(Gln) amidotransferase subunit GatB codes for MQWEVVIGLEIHTQLATQSKIFSGSATTFGSEPNTQASLVDLGMPGVLPVLNQEAVRMACMFGLAIDAEIGKRNVFARKNYFYPDLPKGYQISQMDLPIVGKGHLDIALEDGTIKRIGVTRAHLEEDAGKSLHEDFSGSTGIDLNRAGTPLLEIVSEPDMRSAKEAVAYVKAIHALVRYLGICDGNMAEGSLRCDCNVSIRPKGQAEFGTRCEIKNVNSFRFIERAINSEIQRQIDLIEDGGKVVQETRLYDPNKDETRSMRSKEEANDYRYFPDPDLLPVVIEDSFLETVRAGLPELPTQKVERFQNQYGLSAYDANVLASSREQADYFEEVVKIGGDAKLAANWVMVELGSLLNKLGIEIDQAPVSAAQLGGMLLRIRDNTISGKIAKTVFEAMAAGEGDADSIIDSKGLKQVTDTGAIDKMLDEVLAANAEQVEQYRAADEAKRGKMFGFFVGQAMKASKGKANPGQVNQLLKAKLEG; via the coding sequence ATGCAATGGGAAGTTGTGATCGGGCTGGAAATCCACACTCAGCTCGCCACCCAGTCGAAGATCTTCTCCGGCAGCGCCACTACCTTCGGTTCCGAGCCGAACACCCAGGCCAGCCTGGTTGACCTGGGCATGCCCGGCGTTCTGCCGGTGCTGAACCAGGAAGCCGTGCGCATGGCGTGCATGTTCGGTCTGGCCATCGACGCCGAGATCGGCAAGCGCAACGTGTTCGCGCGCAAGAACTACTTCTACCCCGACCTGCCCAAGGGCTACCAGATCAGCCAGATGGACCTGCCGATCGTCGGCAAGGGCCACCTCGATATCGCCCTGGAAGACGGCACCATCAAGCGCATCGGCGTAACCCGTGCGCACCTCGAAGAAGACGCCGGCAAGAGCCTGCACGAAGACTTCAGTGGCTCCACCGGCATCGACCTCAACCGTGCCGGCACCCCGCTGCTGGAGATCGTTTCCGAGCCGGACATGCGCAGCGCCAAGGAAGCCGTGGCCTACGTCAAGGCAATCCACGCGCTGGTGCGTTACCTGGGCATCTGCGACGGCAACATGGCCGAAGGCTCGCTGCGTTGCGACTGCAACGTGTCGATCCGGCCGAAAGGCCAGGCCGAGTTCGGCACCCGCTGCGAGATCAAGAACGTCAACTCGTTCCGCTTCATCGAGCGCGCGATCAACAGCGAGATCCAGCGCCAGATCGACCTGATCGAGGACGGCGGCAAGGTGGTACAGGAAACCCGCCTGTACGACCCGAACAAGGACGAGACCCGCTCCATGCGCAGCAAGGAGGAAGCCAACGACTACCGTTACTTCCCCGACCCGGACCTGCTGCCGGTGGTGATCGAGGACAGCTTCCTCGAAACCGTCCGCGCCGGCTTGCCGGAACTGCCGACGCAGAAGGTCGAGCGCTTCCAGAACCAGTACGGCCTGTCGGCCTACGACGCCAACGTACTGGCTTCCAGCCGCGAGCAGGCGGACTACTTCGAGGAAGTGGTGAAGATCGGTGGCGATGCCAAGCTGGCTGCCAACTGGGTCATGGTCGAGCTGGGCAGCCTGCTGAACAAGCTGGGCATCGAGATCGACCAGGCGCCGGTCAGCGCCGCGCAACTGGGTGGCATGCTGCTGCGTATTCGCGACAACACCATCAGTGGCAAGATCGCCAAGACCGTGTTCGAGGCCATGGCCGCCGGTGAAGGCGATGCCGACAGCATCATCGACAGCAAAGGCCTGAAGCAGGTCACCGATACCGGCGCGATCGACAAGATGCTCGACGAGGTGTTGGCGGCCAACGCCGAGCAGGTCGAACAATACCGCGCAGCCGACGAGGCCAAGCGTGGCAAGATGTTCGGCTTCTTCGTCGGCCAGGCGATGAAAGCCTCCAAAGGCAAAGCCAACCCGGGGCAGGTGAACCAACTGCTCAAGGCCAAGCTCGAAGGGTGA
- the mreB gene encoding rod shape-determining protein MreB, which yields MFKKLRGMFSSDLSIDLGTANTLIYVRERGIVLNEPSVVAIRTHGNQKSVVAVGTEAKRMLGRTPGNIAAIRPMKDGVIADFSVCEKMLQYFINKVHENSFLQPSPRVLICVPCKSTQVERRAIRESALGAGAREVFLIEEPMAAAIGAGLPVEEARGSMVVDIGGGTTEIALISLNGVVYAESVRVGGDRFDEAIVTYVRRNYGSLIGESTAERIKQEIGTAYPGGEVREVDVRGRNLAEGVPRAFTLNSNEVLEALQESLATIVQAVKSALEQSPPELASDIAERGLVLTGGGALLRDLDKLLAQETGLPVIVAEDPLTCVARGGGRALEMMDKHAMDLLSSE from the coding sequence ATGTTCAAGAAACTGCGTGGCATGTTTTCCAGCGATCTGTCCATCGACCTGGGTACTGCCAACACCCTTATTTACGTGCGTGAGCGCGGTATCGTCCTGAATGAGCCCTCGGTTGTTGCCATCCGTACCCATGGCAACCAGAAAAGCGTCGTCGCCGTCGGTACCGAAGCCAAGCGCATGCTGGGCCGCACGCCTGGCAACATCGCTGCCATTCGTCCGATGAAGGACGGCGTCATCGCCGACTTCAGCGTCTGCGAAAAAATGTTGCAGTATTTCATCAACAAGGTTCACGAGAACAGCTTCCTGCAGCCTAGCCCGCGCGTGCTGATCTGCGTGCCGTGCAAGTCGACCCAGGTAGAGCGCCGCGCCATTCGCGAGTCGGCCCTGGGTGCCGGTGCCCGTGAAGTGTTCCTGATCGAAGAGCCGATGGCCGCTGCCATCGGTGCCGGGCTGCCGGTTGAAGAAGCCCGCGGTTCGATGGTCGTCGATATCGGTGGCGGTACCACCGAAATCGCGCTGATCTCGCTGAATGGCGTAGTTTATGCCGAATCCGTGCGCGTTGGCGGCGACCGCTTCGACGAAGCCATCGTTACCTACGTGCGTCGCAACTACGGCAGCCTGATCGGCGAATCCACCGCCGAGCGCATCAAGCAGGAAATCGGTACCGCCTACCCGGGCGGCGAAGTACGTGAAGTCGATGTCCGTGGCCGCAACCTGGCCGAAGGCGTACCGCGTGCCTTCACCCTGAATTCCAACGAAGTGCTCGAAGCGCTGCAGGAATCCCTGGCGACCATCGTCCAGGCGGTCAAGAGCGCCCTGGAGCAATCGCCGCCCGAGCTGGCCTCGGACATCGCCGAGCGCGGCCTGGTGCTGACCGGTGGTGGCGCGCTGCTGCGTGATCTCGACAAGCTGCTGGCCCAGGAGACCGGCCTGCCGGTAATCGTCGCCGAGGACCCGCTGACCTGTGTAGCCCGTGGCGGCGGTCGCGCCCTGGAGATGATGGACAAGCACGCGATGGACCTGCTCTCCAGCGAGTGA
- the mreD gene encoding rod shape-determining protein MreD → MAVSRRNNGWVIWLTFALGLLLSVSPMPQFMEVFRPMWLALLVSFWTLAVPGKVGMTTAFVLGLAEDVLYGTLLGQNALILTLITFLVLSLQQRLRMFPMWQQSLVILVIFGIAQLIQLWLSALTGNRLPTLALVWSAVISALLWPWISFALRDLRRRLHIN, encoded by the coding sequence ATGGCTGTATCACGCCGCAACAATGGCTGGGTCATCTGGCTGACTTTCGCCCTCGGCCTGCTGCTCAGCGTCTCGCCCATGCCACAGTTCATGGAAGTGTTCCGGCCCATGTGGCTGGCCTTGCTGGTGTCGTTCTGGACCCTCGCCGTACCGGGCAAGGTCGGCATGACCACGGCGTTCGTACTGGGCCTGGCCGAGGACGTGCTGTATGGCACCTTGCTCGGGCAGAACGCGCTGATTCTCACCCTCATCACCTTTTTGGTGCTGTCTTTGCAGCAGCGCCTGCGCATGTTCCCCATGTGGCAACAGAGCCTGGTGATCCTGGTGATCTTTGGTATCGCCCAGTTGATCCAGCTGTGGCTCAGCGCGCTGACCGGTAATCGCCTGCCCACCCTGGCGCTGGTCTGGTCGGCGGTGATCAGTGCTTTGCTCTGGCCATGGATCAGCTTCGCCCTGCGCGACCTGCGCCGCCGCTTGCATATCAACTGA
- a CDS encoding Maf family protein, whose product MTPLFLASGSPRRRELLTQIGVPFSVVSAPIDESPLPAEGAPAYVERLARAKAAAGLASIPGRAVVLGADTAVVLDGRILGKPENREDALAMLAGLSGREHQVLTAVALGDGQRMHSVCVTSTVRFRAISADEAQRYWSSGEPVDKAGGYAIQGLGAVFVTGLCGSYSAVVGLPLSETAELLGQFGIACWQSPAQAPEVTNQR is encoded by the coding sequence ATGACCCCGCTATTCCTGGCCTCCGGCTCGCCCCGGCGTCGTGAACTGCTGACCCAGATCGGCGTACCGTTCAGCGTCGTCAGCGCCCCCATCGATGAAAGCCCGCTACCCGCCGAAGGCGCCCCAGCCTACGTCGAGCGCCTGGCCAGGGCCAAGGCTGCCGCCGGCCTGGCCAGCATCCCAGGCCGGGCCGTGGTGCTGGGGGCAGACACCGCCGTGGTGCTGGATGGTCGCATTCTCGGCAAGCCAGAAAATCGCGAAGACGCTCTGGCCATGCTGGCCGGCCTATCGGGCCGCGAGCATCAGGTACTGACTGCAGTCGCCCTCGGCGATGGCCAGCGCATGCACAGCGTGTGCGTTACCAGCACGGTGCGTTTTCGTGCGATCAGCGCCGATGAGGCGCAACGCTACTGGTCCAGCGGCGAACCGGTTGACAAGGCTGGCGGCTATGCCATCCAGGGCCTGGGCGCAGTATTCGTCACCGGCCTTTGCGGCAGCTACTCGGCGGTGGTCGGCTTGCCCCTCAGTGAAACGGCCGAGCTGCTTGGCCAATTCGGCATCGCCTGCTGGCAATCCCCTGCGCAGGCGCCAGAGGTAACAAACCAGCGGTAG
- the gatC gene encoding Asp-tRNA(Asn)/Glu-tRNA(Gln) amidotransferase subunit GatC codes for MALERCDVEKIAHLARLGLNDGELPRITDALNSILGLVDQMQAVDTTGIEPLAHPLEASQRLRPDQVTESNHREAYQAIAPSTESGLYLVPKVIE; via the coding sequence ATGGCGCTTGAACGCTGCGACGTGGAAAAGATCGCCCATCTGGCCCGTCTGGGGCTGAATGATGGCGAACTGCCACGAATTACCGACGCCCTCAACAGCATTCTCGGGCTGGTCGACCAGATGCAAGCGGTCGATACCACAGGCATCGAGCCCCTCGCCCACCCTCTGGAGGCCAGCCAGCGCCTGCGCCCCGACCAGGTCACCGAGAGCAACCACCGCGAAGCCTACCAGGCCATCGCGCCATCGACCGAAAGCGGTCTGTACCTGGTACCCAAAGTCATCGAGTAA
- the rng gene encoding ribonuclease G, whose amino-acid sequence MSEEILINITPMESRVAVVENGVLQEVHVERTQRRGIVGNIYKGKVVRVLPGMQAAFVDIGLERAAFIHASEISQREGSAVENITALVHEGQALVVQVTKDPIGTKGARLTTQLSIPSRYLVYMPRSSHVGISLKIEDETERERLKQVVSDCMESENIKDAGGFILRTAAEGARAEEILQDIRYLRRLWEQIGTQIKTCGAPTVIYEDLGLALRTLRDLVNPKIEKIRIDSRETFQKTMQFVGELMPEIADRLEHYPGERPIFDLYGVEDEIQRALERKVPLKSGGYLVVDPAEAMTTIDVNTGAFVGHRNLEETIFKTNLEAATAIARQLRLRNIGGIIIIDFIDMEDEEHQRQVLRTLEKQLERDHAKTNIIGITELGLVQMTRKRTRESLEQVLCEPCLACQGRGKLKTAETICYEIFREILREARAYQAEGYRVLANQKVVDRLLDEESGNVAELEAFIGRTIRFQVESMYSQEQYDVVLL is encoded by the coding sequence ATGAGTGAAGAGATCCTGATCAACATCACCCCGATGGAGTCACGCGTGGCGGTGGTGGAAAACGGGGTACTGCAGGAAGTACACGTCGAACGTACCCAGCGCCGAGGCATCGTCGGCAATATCTACAAGGGCAAGGTGGTGCGCGTGCTGCCAGGCATGCAGGCGGCGTTCGTCGACATCGGCCTGGAGCGCGCGGCGTTCATCCACGCCTCGGAAATCTCCCAGCGCGAAGGCTCGGCGGTGGAGAACATCACCGCTCTGGTGCATGAAGGCCAGGCGCTGGTAGTGCAGGTGACCAAGGACCCGATCGGTACCAAGGGCGCGCGGCTGACCACCCAACTGTCGATTCCGTCGCGCTACCTGGTGTACATGCCGCGCAGCAGCCATGTCGGCATTTCCCTGAAGATCGAAGACGAAACCGAGCGCGAGCGCCTCAAGCAGGTGGTCAGCGACTGCATGGAAAGCGAAAACATCAAGGACGCCGGCGGCTTCATCCTGCGCACCGCCGCCGAAGGTGCGCGCGCTGAAGAGATTCTGCAGGATATCCGCTACCTGCGTCGCCTGTGGGAGCAGATCGGCACGCAGATCAAGACTTGCGGCGCGCCCACGGTCATCTACGAAGACCTGGGCCTGGCCCTGCGAACCTTGCGTGACCTGGTCAACCCGAAGATCGAGAAGATCCGCATCGACTCGCGGGAAACCTTCCAGAAAACCATGCAATTCGTTGGCGAGCTGATGCCGGAAATCGCCGATCGCCTTGAACACTACCCGGGCGAACGGCCGATCTTCGACCTGTACGGTGTCGAGGACGAAATCCAGCGCGCCCTGGAACGCAAGGTACCACTCAAGTCCGGTGGTTACCTGGTGGTCGATCCGGCCGAAGCGATGACGACCATCGACGTCAACACCGGTGCCTTCGTCGGCCATCGCAACCTTGAAGAGACCATCTTCAAGACCAACCTCGAGGCTGCCACCGCCATCGCCCGGCAGCTGCGCCTGCGCAATATCGGCGGCATCATCATCATCGATTTCATCGACATGGAAGACGAGGAGCACCAGCGCCAGGTACTGCGTACCCTGGAAAAGCAGCTCGAACGCGACCATGCCAAGACCAACATCATCGGCATCACCGAGCTGGGCCTGGTGCAGATGACCCGCAAGCGCACCCGTGAAAGCCTGGAACAGGTGCTGTGCGAGCCCTGCCTGGCTTGCCAGGGGCGCGGCAAGCTGAAAACCGCCGAAACCATCTGCTACGAGATTTTCCGCGAGATCCTGCGCGAGGCACGTGCCTACCAGGCCGAAGGCTACCGCGTGCTGGCCAACCAGAAGGTGGTCGACCGGTTGCTGGATGAAGAGTCCGGTAACGTCGCCGAGCTGGAGGCCTTCATCGGCCGAACCATTCGCTTCCAGGTCGAGTCGATGTATTCGCAGGAACAGTACGATGTGGTGCTGCTCTGA
- a CDS encoding septal ring lytic transglycosylase RlpA family protein: MLKRSLSTLALFSLLAGCASQDIDPRGYDQTGTASYYGSRHHGKRTASGEPFNQNGLTAAHRSLPFGTRVRVTNTANQRSVIVRINDRGPHTRGRLIDLSRAAAEKIGMIRSGTAQVRVQGLSD; encoded by the coding sequence TTGCTAAAGCGATCCCTGAGCACCCTCGCCCTCTTTTCCCTGCTGGCCGGCTGTGCCAGCCAGGACATCGACCCGCGCGGCTATGACCAGACGGGCACCGCCTCCTACTACGGCTCGCGCCACCACGGCAAACGCACCGCCAGCGGCGAACCGTTCAACCAGAACGGCCTCACTGCTGCCCACCGCAGCTTGCCCTTCGGCACCCGCGTACGGGTCACCAACACGGCCAACCAGCGCAGCGTGATAGTGCGCATCAACGACCGCGGGCCGCATACCCGTGGCCGCCTCATCGACCTGTCACGTGCCGCGGCGGAAAAAATCGGCATGATCCGTAGCGGAACCGCGCAGGTGCGAGTACAAGGGCTTAGCGACTGA